A stretch of Camelina sativa cultivar DH55 chromosome 18, Cs, whole genome shotgun sequence DNA encodes these proteins:
- the LOC104760822 gene encoding TPR repeat-containing protein ZIP4-like, whose product MRIAEITTPDLRLHHRETESRTQHPLLSEIELLIQQSEAISKNQPLPQSLPLSLRQSLTRLSQLAPFPDNSFKLTIWKLSFRLWNACVDLSNAASLQSSSTSAEIIANLRHVAADMLFLAKDVNGVPSPTIKSSILYYRTGLVWHSLKKFDLASDCFERATEIVSKIDIAKISDAGEKRLFLDLNLARSQTAWETSDRNLAVTLLNRAKNLLFGSPEHYKSLSNQFLAFGKSSLARDDDDCGLNDALRLMNEALDLCEKGLGTAKTREDTMEFTTMRIKTLRFISAVHLQKGEFESVIKCVKVLRNGGNGSDVADQHASLPVLAMKAWLGLGRHSEAEKELRGMVGNKDIPEAVWVSAVEAYFEVVGTAGAETAKGVFLGLLGRCHVSAKAALRVAHRVLGESRGGDNGSRIRANVVAQLVSDERVVALFAGEAVTKERKAIHSVLWNSASDHFRAKDYEISAEMYEKSMLYIPHDIENRVFRAKGFRVLCLCYLGLCQLDRALEYIEEAEKLEPNIACSFLKFKIYLQQKDYSCAIGQINAMTSCLDFSSDYLSLSAHEAISCQALPVAIASLSKFLSFHISGKTMPTTEVVVFRTLVTILTQDIGSETQALEFMLQAESRSAKIGAECFFGSGETGKREQNWFAVTCWNLGSRCGSAKKYELCGEFMRLASEFYGCLDTDESGEIKMMICRSIILSVTAMIALEKQNKSALTETEVKLAGELLVRAGKIMSSSLSDGKDCIMEPEFIFMYTLVAYDIHGRLDNSAFQLLVVKTFAGSKSCNYNYLLQLGIFASQSPRSNPDVSTFAFNECLSALIASASPDYPTIALIIRKLISISSVHKGDTEDEEAIQKMYKQAYRIMVGLKEGEYPTEEGKWLAMTAWNRAALPVRLGQFETAKKWLSIGLEIAEKVTGMDTYEACMQDYLAGFQTKVPSA is encoded by the exons ATGCGAATCGCCGAAATCACCACGCCGGACCTCCGTCTGCATCATCGGGAAACCGAGTCACGCACTCAACATCCTCTCCTCTCCGAGATCGAGCTTTTGATCCAACAATCTGAAGCCATTTCCAAAAATCAGCCGCTTCCTCaatctctccctctttctctcagaCAATCCCTAACTCGGCTGAGTCAACTCGCTCCTTTTCCAGATAACTCCTTCAAGCTCACCATATGGAAGCTCAGCTTTCGTCTCTGGAACGCTTGTGTTGACCTCTCTAACGCCGCCTCTCTCCAGTCCTCATCTACCTCCGCCGAGATTATCGCGAATCTCAGAC ATGTCGCCGCCGATATGCTATTTCTCGCTAAGGATGTCAACGGAGTCCCATCTCCGACGATTAAGTCCTCTATCCTCTACTATCGGACTGGTCTAGTGTGGCACAGTCTCAAAAAGTTCGATCTCGCCTCCGATTGCTTCGAGAGAGCCACCGAAATCGTTTCCAAAATTGATATCGCGAAAATTTCCGATGCCGGTGAAAAGAGACTGTTCCTGGATCTAAACCTAGCGCGATCTCAAACTGCTTGGGAAACTTCTGATCGGAATTTAGCTGTAACGTTGCTTAATCGAGCGAAGAATCTGTTGTTTGGCTCACCGGAGCATTACAAATCGCTCTCAAATCAATTCCTCGCGTTTGGTAAAAGCTCCTTGGCCAGAGATGACGACGATTGCGGTCTAAACGATGCTCTCAGGCTCATGAATGAGGCGTTGGATCTTTGTGAGAAGGGGCTGGGTACAGCAAAAACTCGAGAAGACACCATGGAGTTTACTACCATGAGAATCAAAACTCTCCGTTTCATCTCAGCAGTGCACTTGCAAAAGGGAGAGTTCGAGAGTGTGATTAAATGTGTGAAAGTTCTCAGGAATGGAGGAAATGGTAGTGATGTAGCTGATCAACATGCTTCATTACCTGTGTTGGCGATGAAAGCTTGGTTAGGGCTTGGGAGGCATAGTGAGGCAGAGAAGGAGCTGAGAGGTATGGTGGGAAACAAAGACATTCCAGAGGCAGTGTGGGTATCTGCTGTGGAAGCATATTTTGAGGTTGTGGGGACTGCTGGAGCAGAAACTGCGAAGGGTGTGTTCTTAGGTCTACTGGGAAGGTGTCATGTTAGTGCAAAGGCAGCGCTTAGAGTGGCCCATCGGGTGCTTGGTGAGAGTAGAGGAGGTGATAATGGTTCGAGAATTAGGGCGAATGTTGTGGCTCAGCTCGTATCAGACGAGAGAGTTGTTGCTCTCTTTGCTGGTGAAGCAGTGACTAAGGAGAGGAAGGCAATTCATTCTGTTCTCTGGAACAG CGCTTCAGATCATTTCCGTGCTAAAGATTATGAGATAAGTGCAGAGATGTATGAGAAATCAATGCTCTATATCCCACATGATATAGAAAATAGAGTTTTCAGAGCCAAAGGCTTCAGGGTTTTGTGTCTTTGCTACCTCGGGCTCTGTCAGCTAGATCGAGCTCTTGAATACATAGAAGAAGCTGAAAAG CTTGAGCCTAATATTGCTTGCTCTTTTCTTAAG TTCAAGATCTACTTGCAACAGAAGGATTACAGTTGTGCCATCGGTCAGATCAATGCAATGACGTCCTGCCTTGATTTTTCTTCAGATTATCTGTCCCTTTCAGCGCATGAAGCTATTTCTTGCCAAGCGCTTCCAGTTGCTATTGCATCTCTTTCGAAGTTTCTCAGTTTCCATATCTCAGGAAAGACCATGCCTACCACAGAGGTCGTGGTCTTCCGTACCTTAGTCACTATACTGACTCAGGACATTGGCAGTGAAACACAAGCGCTTGAATTTATGTTGCAAGCTGAGAGCAGGTCAGCGAAGATTGGGGCAGAATGTTTCTTTGGATCAGGAGAAACTGGAAAACGAGAACAGAATTGGTTTGCTGTGACTTGCTGGAATCTTGGGTCAAGATGTGGGAGTGCAAAGAAATATGAGCTCTGTGGTGAATTCATGAGGCTGGCATCGGAGTTTTACGGCTGTTTGGATACTGATGAGTCGGGAGAAATCAAAATGATGATTTGTCGTTCTATAATACTAAGTGTTACTGCTATGATTGCTTtagaaaagcaaaacaagagCGCACTGACTGAAACCGAAGTGAAACTCGCTGGAGAATTGCTCGTGAGAGCTGGAAAG ATTATGTCTTCTTCGCTCTCAGATGGTAAAGATTGTATAATGGAGCCAGAATTCATCTTCATGTACACCTTAGTTGCATATGACATACACGGAAGGCTCGACAATTCTGCATTCCAGCTACTTGTAGTAAAGACGTTTGCTGGTTCCAAGTCTTGCAACTATAACTATCTTCTCCAACTAGGAATTTTCGCCTCTCAAAGTCCACGGTCCAACCCGGACGTGTCAACGTTTGCTTTTAACGAATGCCTATCCGCTCTGATCGCATCTGCTTCACCAGATTACCCAACCATAGCTCTCATAATCAGGAAGCTGATCTCCATATCCAGCGTCCACAAAGGTGATACAGAGGATGAAGAAGCGATCCAAAAGATGTACAAACAAGCATACAGAATCATGGTTGGTTTAAAAGAAGGGGAATACCCGACTGAGGAAGGGAAATGGCTCGCAATGACAGCTTGGAACCGAGCAGCATTGCCCGTGAGGCTAGGACAGTTTGAGACCGCTAAAAAATGGCTGAGCATCGGTTTGGAAATTGCTGAGAAGGTTACAGGTATGGATACTTATGAAGCTTGTATGCAGGATTACTTGGCTGGTTTTCAGACCAAAGTTCCTTCTGCATAG